A region of Leifsonia xyli DNA encodes the following proteins:
- a CDS encoding isochorismatase, which yields MTTLEERPATALLVIDVQNGVVGGAHRRDEVVANISGLVDRAREQDVPVVWIQHSDAENMPIGSDGWQFVPELTQEEAEAVVHKTYADSFEDTDLESVLAEARVGRLVVAGAQTDECIRSTIHGGLVRGYDVTLVGDSHTTEDLSEWGAPTPDLVIAHTNLYWANHRAPGRTAEVVDAADVDFG from the coding sequence ATGACGACTCTCGAAGAACGGCCCGCGACGGCGCTGCTGGTGATCGACGTGCAGAACGGGGTGGTGGGCGGCGCCCACCGCCGTGACGAGGTGGTGGCCAACATCTCGGGCCTGGTCGATAGGGCGCGCGAACAGGACGTGCCGGTGGTGTGGATCCAGCACTCCGACGCCGAGAACATGCCGATCGGCAGTGACGGCTGGCAGTTCGTGCCCGAGCTGACGCAGGAGGAGGCCGAGGCCGTCGTCCACAAGACGTACGCGGACTCGTTCGAGGACACCGACCTGGAGTCGGTGCTCGCCGAGGCCCGCGTCGGGCGGCTCGTGGTGGCGGGCGCGCAGACCGACGAGTGCATCCGGTCCACCATCCACGGCGGGCTCGTGCGCGGGTACGACGTGACCCTGGTCGGGGACTCGCACACGACCGAAGACCTGTCGGAGTGGGGCGCGCCGACGCCCGACCTCGTGATCGCCCACACCAACCTCTACTGGGCGAACCACCGGGCACCGGGACGCACGGCCGAGGTCGTGGACGCGGCGGACGTCGACTTCGGCTGA
- a CDS encoding peptide ABC transporter ATP-binding protein, which yields MYTLTDVTKKYSQSKRQVVALNDVSLTIPDGQLVAIQGPTGGGKSTLLQMLGALDRPTTGSVELGADSLSKQRDSKLAKIRAKEIGFVFQGFNLIPTLTAQENVETALAPLGVSAADRKRRAAEALASVGLADRGNHLPSELSGGQQQRVAIARALVKNPEVLLADEPTGNLDEETRDEIMDLLEGLWRDRGLTVVIVTHDTAVAKRAQRRLHIKHGQVTEVA from the coding sequence ATGTACACCCTCACGGACGTCACCAAGAAGTACAGCCAGTCCAAGCGCCAGGTCGTCGCCCTGAACGACGTCAGCCTGACCATCCCCGACGGCCAGCTGGTCGCCATCCAGGGTCCGACCGGCGGCGGCAAGTCCACCCTGCTGCAGATGCTCGGCGCGCTGGACCGCCCCACCACCGGGTCGGTCGAGCTCGGCGCGGACAGCCTCTCGAAGCAGCGCGACAGCAAGCTCGCGAAGATCCGCGCCAAGGAGATCGGCTTCGTCTTCCAGGGCTTCAATCTCATCCCGACGCTGACCGCCCAGGAGAACGTGGAGACCGCACTGGCGCCGCTCGGCGTGAGCGCGGCCGATCGCAAGCGCAGGGCGGCCGAGGCCCTCGCGTCGGTCGGGCTCGCCGACCGCGGCAACCACCTGCCGTCGGAGCTCTCCGGCGGTCAGCAGCAGCGCGTCGCGATCGCCCGTGCGCTGGTGAAGAATCCGGAGGTGCTGCTCGCGGATGAGCCGACCGGCAACCTCGACGAGGAGACCCGCGACGAGATCATGGACCTGCTGGAGGGCCTCTGGCGCGACCGCGGCCTCACGGTGGTGATCGTCACCCACGACACCGCCGTCGCCAAGCGCGCCCAGCGCCGCCTGCACATCAAGCACGGCCAGGTGACCGAGGTCGCCTAA
- a CDS encoding pyridine nucleotide-disulfide oxidoreductase, translating into MQERTRVLVVGGGYAGITAANRVAGGDAVDVTLVNARPVFVERIRLHQLAAGSDDAVVEYEDVLGPSVRLVVDTVTRIDAAGRQVRLASGGALGYDYLVYAVGSGSPLSVVPGAAEHALPVAELTDAERLRTALAAAGPDAAVTVVGGGPAGIETAAELAESGHAVTLLCGGDLGPSLHPRARRSVARSLDSLGVHVEDGPGSRVVAVAEDAVTLADSRVVPSAITVWTTGFSLPALARDSGLSTDADGRLLTDETLTSVDDERIVAAGDAAAPSGVPLRMSCQAAGPLGGGAADTILARLRGEQPKPFTMGFVGLCLSLGRRQGVVQFEHRDDTATRVSVAGRSGARIKELICRGTVFSLRLEARRPGATRLPAAIGDPQRRRSLSSAAAQPVAGGGRG; encoded by the coding sequence ATGCAGGAGCGGACACGGGTGCTGGTCGTCGGCGGAGGCTACGCCGGGATCACGGCGGCCAACCGGGTGGCGGGCGGAGACGCCGTCGACGTCACGCTGGTCAACGCACGGCCCGTCTTCGTGGAGCGCATCCGGCTGCACCAGCTGGCCGCCGGATCCGACGACGCCGTGGTCGAGTACGAGGACGTTCTCGGGCCGTCGGTGCGCCTCGTCGTCGACACCGTCACCCGCATCGACGCGGCAGGACGCCAGGTGAGGCTGGCATCCGGCGGCGCGCTGGGCTACGACTACCTCGTCTACGCGGTGGGCAGCGGCAGCCCGCTCTCCGTCGTTCCGGGAGCGGCGGAGCACGCGCTGCCGGTCGCCGAGCTGACCGACGCCGAGCGCCTGCGGACGGCGCTCGCCGCTGCCGGCCCGGACGCGGCGGTGACGGTGGTCGGCGGGGGCCCGGCAGGCATCGAGACCGCCGCAGAGCTGGCCGAGAGCGGGCATGCGGTCACCCTGCTGTGCGGCGGAGACCTCGGGCCGTCGCTGCATCCCCGTGCCCGCCGGTCGGTCGCCCGCAGCCTGGATTCGCTGGGCGTGCACGTCGAGGACGGCCCGGGCTCGCGCGTGGTCGCGGTCGCGGAGGATGCGGTGACGCTCGCCGACAGCCGCGTCGTCCCGAGCGCGATCACCGTCTGGACGACCGGCTTCTCCCTCCCCGCTCTCGCGCGCGACAGCGGGCTCAGCACCGACGCCGACGGCCGGCTCCTCACCGACGAGACCCTCACCAGCGTCGACGACGAGCGCATCGTCGCCGCGGGCGACGCAGCGGCGCCGTCCGGCGTCCCGCTCCGGATGAGCTGCCAGGCGGCCGGGCCGCTCGGCGGAGGAGCGGCGGACACCATCCTGGCCCGGCTCCGCGGCGAGCAGCCGAAGCCGTTCACGATGGGGTTCGTGGGGCTCTGCCTCAGCCTCGGTCGCCGGCAGGGCGTCGTACAGTTCGAGCACCGCGACGACACGGCGACCCGCGTGTCGGTCGCCGGGCGGTCCGGCGCGCGGATCAAGGAGCTGATCTGCCGTGGCACGGTCTTCTCGCTGCGTCTGGAGGCACGGCGCCCCGGGGCGACCCGGCTGCCTGCTGCAATCGGCGACCCGCAGCGGCGTCGTAGTCTGTCATCCGCGGCCGCACAGCCGGTCGCGGGCGGGGGACGAGGATGA
- a CDS encoding RNA polymerase subunit sigma-24, producing the protein MTERPADEATEAFVAVRNLLFTVAYELLGSAADAEDVLQETWLRWSAVDLAEVRDARPYLVRITTRLALNRLRSAQRRRETYVGPWLPEPLLTAPDVSEDAELAESVSMALMVVLETLGPTERAVFVLHEVFGFEFDEIARAVDKSPAAVRQIAHRARAHVEARRPRVTVSPGEMRAALDTFRIAVMTGDPQAMLDVLAPDVVLLSDGGGVKQAALRPIVGAEKVTRFAGGAMGKAPGVVTAETVVVNGAPALALSVDGELDAVVSVQVKDGLITGIYIVRNPAKLTRIAEETELALR; encoded by the coding sequence ATGACCGAGCGGCCGGCCGATGAGGCGACGGAGGCGTTCGTCGCCGTCCGCAACCTCCTGTTCACCGTCGCCTACGAGCTGCTGGGGTCCGCCGCGGATGCCGAGGACGTTCTCCAGGAGACCTGGCTGCGCTGGTCGGCCGTCGACCTGGCGGAGGTGCGGGATGCACGTCCCTACCTGGTGCGGATCACCACGCGGCTCGCGCTCAACCGGCTCCGGAGCGCCCAGCGCCGGCGCGAGACCTACGTCGGGCCGTGGTTGCCGGAGCCGTTGCTCACGGCCCCGGACGTGTCCGAGGATGCGGAGCTCGCCGAGAGCGTCTCGATGGCGCTCATGGTGGTGCTCGAAACGCTGGGGCCGACCGAGCGCGCCGTCTTCGTGCTGCACGAGGTGTTCGGTTTCGAGTTCGACGAGATCGCCCGTGCCGTGGACAAGTCCCCGGCGGCTGTCCGCCAGATCGCGCACCGAGCACGTGCCCACGTCGAGGCGCGGCGACCGCGCGTGACCGTCTCACCCGGCGAGATGCGCGCCGCCCTCGACACGTTCCGGATCGCCGTCATGACCGGCGATCCGCAGGCCATGCTCGATGTGCTGGCACCCGACGTCGTCCTCCTCAGCGATGGTGGCGGGGTCAAGCAGGCGGCCCTGCGCCCGATCGTCGGCGCCGAGAAGGTGACCCGGTTCGCCGGGGGCGCCATGGGCAAGGCGCCCGGGGTGGTCACGGCGGAGACCGTCGTCGTCAACGGCGCACCGGCGCTCGCGCTGTCGGTCGACGGCGAGCTCGACGCGGTGGTGTCGGTGCAGGTGAAGGACGGGCTCATCACCGGCATCTACATCGTCCGCAACCCAGCCAAGCTGACCCGCATCGCGGAGGAGACCGAGCTGGCTCTGCGCTGA
- a CDS encoding DNA-binding response regulator, whose protein sequence is MTINTRAASGPSSQPRSVLRRADGSSIRVLVVDDESTLTDLLAMALHYEDWDVKTASTGQQALQLSREFKPDVVVLDIMLPDIDGLQVLSRMRADGNEAPVLFLTAKDSLDDRIAGLTAGGDDYVTKPFSLEELVARLRGLLRRSRAAVADQDDPVLIVGDLVLDEDSYEVHRDGEPIQLTATEFELLRFLMRNPRRVLSKAQILDRVWSYDFGGSSSVVELYISYLRKKIDAGRAPMIHTVRGAGYMVKAAQ, encoded by the coding sequence GTGACCATCAACACGCGCGCCGCCTCCGGCCCCTCCAGCCAGCCTCGCTCCGTCCTGCGCCGCGCGGATGGCAGCTCCATCCGGGTGCTCGTCGTGGACGACGAGTCGACCCTGACCGATCTGCTCGCGATGGCCCTCCACTACGAGGACTGGGACGTCAAGACGGCGTCGACCGGGCAGCAGGCGCTGCAGCTCTCGCGCGAGTTCAAGCCCGACGTCGTGGTGCTCGACATCATGCTCCCCGACATCGATGGACTGCAGGTGCTGTCCCGGATGCGCGCCGACGGCAACGAGGCGCCGGTCCTCTTCCTCACCGCGAAGGACTCGCTGGACGACCGGATCGCGGGCCTCACCGCCGGCGGCGACGACTACGTCACCAAGCCGTTCAGCCTGGAGGAGCTGGTCGCGCGCCTGCGCGGGCTGCTCCGTCGGTCGCGCGCAGCGGTCGCCGACCAGGACGACCCGGTGCTCATCGTCGGCGACCTCGTGCTCGACGAGGACAGCTACGAGGTGCACCGCGACGGCGAGCCCATCCAGCTCACCGCGACGGAGTTCGAGCTCCTGCGCTTCCTGATGCGCAACCCGCGCCGCGTGCTCAGCAAGGCGCAGATCCTCGACCGCGTGTGGAGCTACGACTTCGGCGGCTCCTCCAGCGTGGTCGAGCTGTACATCTCTTATCTGCGCAAGAAGATCGACGCCGGGCGCGCGCCCATGATCCACACGGTCCGCGGCGCCGGGTACATGGTGAAGGCCGCCCAATGA
- a CDS encoding two-component sensor histidine kinase — protein sequence MTSAREAGAPTDRAGRRLPRLRPFRSWTLRSRVVLVVVAMLAVLGAVIGTVSVFALQNYLMQRLDGQLTSALERGQHAADRIYGDQPTGPDVIGIVQTPGQQTGTFGVIRSGEMLLYPVILSQRPQTSSPDQPVAPQRVPIATTALLSLPSDGHPRTIDLGPTLGEYRVAAVDLTNGDSVIIGLPLSDVNATVGRLTLVIVLVTLAGLVFAFLLASVVVRLAMRPLERVAGTAEQVSKLPLDRGDVALAVRVPEADTDEHTEVGRVGSAFNRMLGHVASALTARQASEQKVRQFVADASHELRTPLASIRGYAELTRRAPHELPPDVTRSLGRIESEATRMTSLVEDLLLLARLDEGRELDRDPVDLTLLLVDAVSDAHAAGPGHEWVLDLPEEPVEVLGDAPRLHQVLMNLLANARVHTPEGTKVTAGLRAEGDRAVVTVADDGPGIPEGLQATLFERFARGDSSRNRATGSTGLGLAIVQAVAQAHGGEVTVVSQPGSTVFTVTLPLAPADKPADLPTAAPIP from the coding sequence ATGACCTCGGCCCGCGAGGCGGGCGCCCCGACCGATCGTGCGGGCCGACGGCTCCCGCGACTTCGTCCGTTCCGCTCCTGGACGCTGCGCAGCCGCGTCGTGCTCGTCGTCGTGGCGATGCTCGCCGTGCTCGGCGCCGTGATCGGGACGGTCAGCGTGTTCGCTCTGCAGAACTACCTGATGCAGCGGCTCGACGGGCAGCTGACCTCGGCGCTCGAGCGCGGCCAGCACGCGGCCGACCGCATCTACGGCGACCAGCCGACCGGGCCTGACGTCATCGGCATCGTGCAGACGCCCGGCCAGCAGACGGGCACGTTCGGTGTGATCCGCAGCGGGGAGATGCTGCTGTACCCGGTCATCCTCTCGCAGCGCCCGCAGACCTCGTCGCCGGACCAGCCGGTCGCACCGCAGCGCGTGCCGATCGCGACGACCGCCCTGCTCTCCCTGCCGTCCGACGGCCACCCGCGCACCATCGACCTGGGCCCGACGCTCGGCGAGTACCGGGTCGCCGCCGTCGACCTGACCAACGGCGACAGCGTCATCATCGGCCTGCCCCTGAGCGATGTGAACGCCACCGTCGGCCGACTCACCCTCGTCATCGTCCTGGTGACCCTGGCGGGACTCGTCTTCGCCTTCCTCCTCGCGAGCGTCGTGGTCCGCCTGGCGATGCGACCGCTGGAGCGCGTCGCCGGCACCGCCGAGCAGGTCTCGAAGCTGCCGCTCGACCGCGGCGACGTCGCGCTCGCGGTGCGGGTTCCCGAGGCCGACACGGACGAGCACACCGAGGTCGGCCGAGTGGGGTCGGCGTTCAACCGGATGCTCGGACACGTCGCGTCAGCGCTGACCGCCCGCCAGGCGAGTGAGCAGAAAGTGCGCCAGTTCGTCGCGGATGCCAGCCACGAGCTGCGCACGCCGCTGGCCTCCATCCGCGGCTACGCCGAGCTGACCCGACGCGCGCCGCACGAGCTCCCGCCCGACGTCACGCGCTCGCTCGGGCGCATCGAGTCCGAGGCGACACGCATGACCTCACTAGTCGAGGACCTCCTGCTCCTCGCCCGCCTCGACGAAGGCCGTGAGCTCGATCGCGACCCCGTCGATCTCACGCTGCTCCTGGTGGATGCGGTCAGCGACGCGCACGCGGCGGGCCCGGGCCACGAGTGGGTGCTCGACCTGCCGGAGGAGCCGGTGGAGGTGCTCGGGGACGCTCCGCGCCTGCACCAGGTGCTGATGAACCTGCTCGCGAACGCCCGCGTCCACACGCCGGAGGGGACGAAGGTGACCGCCGGGCTGCGGGCCGAGGGTGACCGTGCGGTGGTGACGGTCGCCGACGACGGTCCCGGCATCCCCGAGGGGCTGCAGGCGACCCTGTTCGAGCGGTTCGCCCGCGGCGACAGCTCGCGCAATCGGGCCACCGGATCCACCGGGCTCGGCCTCGCCATCGTGCAGGCCGTCGCGCAGGCTCACGGGGGAGAGGTGACCGTTGTGAGCCAGCCCGGCAGTACCGTGTTCACCGTCACGCTGCCCCTCGCGCCGGCCGACAAGCCCGCCGATTTGCCAACGGCGGCGCCCATCCCGTAG
- a CDS encoding 50S ribosomal protein L10: MANKEATVAELEGLFESSTAVLLTEYRGLTVAQLKTLRKSISEHATYAVVKNTLTKIAANNKGISSFDEELAGPSAIAFVHGDPVAVAKSLRDFAKANPLLVVKGGYFDGNPLTAEEVGKLADLESREVLLAKLAGAFKASLFGAAYLFNAPLSKAVRTVDALREKQESAA, encoded by the coding sequence ATGGCGAACAAGGAAGCCACGGTTGCCGAGCTCGAAGGACTGTTCGAGAGCTCGACCGCCGTTCTGCTGACCGAGTACCGCGGTCTCACTGTTGCTCAGCTCAAGACGCTGCGCAAGTCCATCAGTGAGCACGCGACGTACGCCGTGGTGAAGAACACGCTGACCAAGATCGCGGCCAACAACAAGGGCATCTCGTCGTTCGACGAGGAGCTCGCTGGTCCGTCCGCGATCGCCTTCGTGCACGGTGACCCTGTCGCCGTCGCGAAGTCGCTGCGTGACTTCGCCAAGGCAAACCCTCTGCTGGTGGTCAAGGGCGGTTACTTCGACGGTAACCCGCTGACCGCAGAAGAGGTAGGCAAGCTCGCCGACCTCGAGTCCCGTGAGGTTCTGCTGGCCAAGCTGGCCGGCGCCTTCAAGGCCTCGCTGTTCGGAGCCGCATATCTGTTCAACGCACCGCTGTCGAAGGCCGTTCGCACGGTCGACGCGCTGCGTGAGAAGCAGGAGTCCGCTGCGTAA
- a CDS encoding 50S ribosomal protein L7/L12, with protein sequence MAKLSTDELLDAFKELTLIELSEFVKKFEETFEVTAAAPVAVAAPAAGGAGAAAEEVEEKDSFDVVLEAAGDKKIQVIKEVRALTSLGLGEAKALVDGAPSTVLEGANKETADKAKAQLEEAGATVTLK encoded by the coding sequence ATGGCAAAGCTGTCGACTGACGAGCTGCTCGACGCGTTCAAGGAGCTCACGCTCATTGAGCTGAGCGAGTTCGTGAAGAAGTTCGAGGAGACCTTCGAGGTCACCGCCGCCGCCCCCGTCGCCGTGGCCGCCCCGGCCGCCGGTGGTGCGGGCGCCGCTGCCGAAGAGGTCGAGGAGAAGGACTCCTTCGACGTCGTCCTCGAGGCCGCCGGTGACAAGAAGATCCAGGTCATCAAGGAGGTGCGCGCCCTCACCAGCCTCGGCCTCGGTGAGGCGAAGGCCCTCGTCGATGGCGCGCCGAGCACCGTGCTCGAGGGCGCCAACAAGGAGACCGCCGACAAGGCGAAGGCCCAGCTCGAAGAGGCTGGCGCCACCGTCACCCTCAAGTAA
- a CDS encoding MarR family transcriptional regulator, which produces MPETPELHQILGDLVVAAHRLTRLAARVTGSTESPATWRTISVLQTTGPMRLGELATQSRVSQPTMTKIVRNLVEAEWVKRIADTDDARAWQIAVTEKGAAAFQAWRDELSAALVPMFADLSEDELAAMRSTVEIIASRVDLSNATSAALAGTR; this is translated from the coding sequence ATGCCCGAGACACCCGAACTCCACCAGATCCTCGGCGACCTCGTCGTCGCCGCCCACCGTCTCACCCGGCTCGCCGCCCGCGTCACCGGCAGCACCGAGTCTCCCGCCACCTGGCGCACCATCAGCGTCCTGCAGACGACCGGGCCCATGCGGCTCGGCGAGCTCGCCACGCAGAGCCGGGTCTCGCAGCCCACGATGACCAAGATCGTTCGCAACCTCGTCGAGGCCGAGTGGGTGAAGCGCATCGCCGACACCGACGACGCGCGCGCCTGGCAGATCGCCGTCACCGAGAAGGGCGCAGCGGCGTTCCAGGCGTGGCGCGACGAGCTGTCCGCCGCGCTCGTCCCGATGTTCGCCGACCTCAGCGAGGACGAGCTGGCCGCCATGCGCTCCACCGTCGAGATCATCGCGTCGCGCGTCGACCTCTCCAACGCCACCAGCGCCGCGCTCGCGGGCACGCGCTGA
- a CDS encoding MFS transporter: protein MSHERPTSILKQPTAVWAVAFASVIAFMGIGLVDPILPAIAKSLQATPTQTEMLFTSYLLITGAAMFFTSWISSRIGAKKTLLIGLALIVVFALAAGLSQNVESIIGFRAGWGLGNALFISTALATIVGAASGGTSSAIILYEAALGLGIAIGPLLGGLLGSWSWRGPFFGTATLMAIGFIAIVSLLKNNGEKPQPTKLSAPFRALGRPALGFLAGAALFYNIGFFVLLAYTPFALVPLGVEDAISLGLIFFGWGVALAVTSVWVAPLLTARMPRTRVLWLVMPLLALDLLAAGLLVGSLVALIVCVIVGGLLLGILNTVLTECVMEATDLPRAVASSAYSGVRFLGGAVAPPAATLLADTVSRSMPFYAGAISVLIAAALIVIGHKHLKRVDAPHETAQQEAEVLSLADAD from the coding sequence ATGTCCCATGAACGCCCCACCAGCATCCTGAAGCAGCCGACCGCCGTCTGGGCCGTCGCCTTCGCCTCCGTCATCGCCTTCATGGGCATCGGGCTCGTCGACCCGATCCTCCCGGCCATCGCGAAGAGCCTCCAGGCCACGCCCACTCAGACCGAGATGCTCTTCACGAGCTACCTGCTCATCACCGGCGCCGCCATGTTCTTCACGAGCTGGATCTCCAGCCGCATCGGCGCCAAGAAGACGCTGCTCATCGGCCTCGCGCTGATCGTGGTGTTCGCGCTGGCCGCCGGCCTGTCGCAGAACGTGGAGTCGATCATCGGGTTCCGTGCCGGGTGGGGACTCGGCAACGCGCTGTTCATCTCCACCGCGCTCGCGACCATCGTCGGCGCGGCGTCGGGCGGCACGTCGTCCGCGATCATCCTGTACGAGGCGGCGCTCGGGCTCGGCATCGCCATCGGCCCGCTGCTCGGCGGACTGCTGGGTAGCTGGAGCTGGCGCGGACCGTTCTTCGGCACCGCGACCCTCATGGCGATCGGCTTCATCGCGATCGTGTCGCTGCTCAAGAACAACGGCGAGAAGCCGCAGCCGACGAAGCTCTCCGCGCCGTTCCGCGCGCTCGGCCGACCGGCGCTCGGCTTCCTCGCCGGCGCCGCCCTGTTCTACAACATCGGCTTCTTCGTGCTCCTGGCCTATACGCCGTTCGCGCTCGTGCCGCTGGGCGTCGAGGACGCGATCAGCCTCGGCCTGATCTTCTTCGGGTGGGGCGTGGCGCTGGCCGTCACCTCCGTCTGGGTCGCTCCGCTCCTCACCGCGCGGATGCCGCGGACGCGCGTCCTCTGGCTGGTCATGCCGCTCCTCGCGCTCGACCTGCTCGCCGCCGGGCTGCTCGTCGGCTCGCTCGTCGCGCTCATCGTCTGCGTGATCGTCGGCGGCCTGCTGCTCGGCATCCTGAACACGGTGCTCACGGAGTGCGTGATGGAGGCCACGGACCTGCCCCGCGCGGTCGCGTCGAGCGCCTACTCCGGCGTGCGCTTCCTCGGCGGCGCGGTGGCCCCGCCCGCGGCGACGCTGCTCGCCGACACGGTCAGCCGCTCGATGCCGTTCTACGCGGGCGCCATCTCGGTGCTCATCGCGGCCGCGCTCATCGTGATCGGCCACAAGCACCTGAAGCGCGTGGATGCTCCGCACGAGACGGCGCAGCAGGAGGCCGAGGTGCTGTCGCTCGCCGACGCCGACTGA
- a CDS encoding LacI family transcriptional regulator, translating to MAGIEEVARATGVSTATVSRALRGLPNVSDKTRAAVRRAADELGYVASSSASGLASGRTLAMGVVVPSVSRWFYTQVLEGVDAELRSASYDMILFNLGGHRGDRERVFHRSILRKRTDALLALCLDFTTEEREQLATLGHPTIVVGGPVKGLRSVGIDEPSTAYTATSHLISLGHTAIAHLGGEDEEGLNSQVPIGRLQGFRSAMQDAGLPVRPEWIIPGGFSLPESRAAMNSLLDRPGPRPTAVFAGSDEMAFGAILAAGDHGLRVPEDLSVIGIDDHDYAAGFGLTTMAQDPFEQGATAARILLDELAGAEPRTSSVRSPVSLVVRASTAPPNALE from the coding sequence ATGGCGGGGATCGAGGAGGTCGCGCGCGCGACCGGCGTCTCGACGGCCACCGTCTCGCGGGCGCTGCGCGGCCTCCCCAACGTCTCGGACAAGACGCGGGCCGCCGTGCGACGCGCCGCGGACGAGCTCGGCTACGTCGCGTCGTCGAGCGCATCCGGCCTCGCGAGCGGACGCACGCTGGCCATGGGCGTCGTCGTGCCGTCCGTGAGCCGCTGGTTCTACACGCAGGTGCTCGAGGGCGTGGATGCGGAGCTCCGGTCGGCGAGCTACGACATGATCCTGTTCAACCTGGGCGGGCACCGCGGCGACCGCGAGCGGGTGTTCCACCGGAGCATCCTGCGCAAGCGCACGGACGCGCTGCTGGCGCTCTGCCTCGACTTCACCACGGAGGAACGCGAGCAGCTGGCGACGCTCGGGCACCCGACCATCGTGGTCGGCGGCCCGGTGAAGGGCCTGCGCAGCGTGGGCATCGACGAGCCGTCGACCGCCTACACGGCGACCTCGCACCTCATCTCGCTCGGCCACACCGCCATCGCCCACCTGGGCGGCGAGGACGAGGAGGGCCTCAACAGCCAGGTGCCGATCGGCCGCCTCCAGGGGTTCCGGAGCGCGATGCAGGACGCAGGCCTGCCGGTGCGACCGGAGTGGATCATCCCGGGAGGCTTCTCGCTGCCGGAGAGCCGGGCGGCCATGAACAGCCTGCTGGACCGGCCGGGCCCCCGGCCGACCGCGGTGTTCGCGGGGTCGGACGAGATGGCGTTCGGCGCCATCCTCGCCGCCGGCGACCACGGGCTCCGCGTGCCGGAGGATCTGTCGGTGATCGGCATCGACGACCACGATTACGCGGCCGGCTTCGGGCTGACCACCATGGCGCAGGATCCGTTCGAGCAGGGCGCTACCGCGGCGCGCATCCTGCTCGACGAGCTCGCCGGGGCGGAGCCCCGGACGTCGTCGGTCCGTTCCCCCGTCAGCCTCGTCGTGCGCGCCTCCACCGCCCCGCCCAATGCGCTCGAATGA
- a CDS encoding ABC transporter permease, producing the protein MSTSNVVAPSSTQTGTGGKKPVRAGVKHNRRQQSRWALYLILPTLILLAVVIGYPVVQAIVMSFQKDAGLDPATGLFVQGGFAGFDNYAHWLFQQCAGPNGTTISCPPGNLGSAFWSSVFVTFFFTVTTVILETLLGLWFALIMNRAFRGRGFVRAAILIPWAIPTAVTAKLWFFIFSVAGVANALIGARILWTSDEWASRWAVIIADTWKTTPFMALLILAGLQLIPEDVYEAAKMDGASTWQRFWRVTMPLLKPALMVAILFRVLDALRIYDLPQILTGGGGGTGHATTTLSILVVDQIRQGFNSAAALSTITFIIIFLIAFIFVRILGTNVVRTQEDQQKGAKG; encoded by the coding sequence ATGTCAACGTCGAACGTCGTCGCCCCCTCATCCACCCAGACCGGCACCGGCGGTAAGAAGCCCGTCCGCGCCGGCGTGAAGCACAACCGCCGTCAGCAGAGCCGCTGGGCCCTTTATCTGATCCTCCCGACTTTGATCCTCCTGGCCGTCGTCATCGGCTACCCGGTCGTCCAGGCGATCGTCATGTCCTTCCAGAAGGACGCCGGCCTCGACCCGGCGACCGGCCTCTTCGTGCAGGGCGGCTTCGCGGGCTTCGACAACTACGCCCACTGGCTGTTCCAGCAGTGCGCCGGCCCGAACGGGACCACCATCTCCTGCCCGCCCGGCAACCTCGGCTCCGCCTTCTGGAGCTCGGTCTTCGTCACCTTTTTCTTCACGGTGACCACGGTGATCCTCGAGACCCTGCTCGGCCTCTGGTTCGCGCTCATCATGAACCGCGCCTTCCGGGGCCGCGGCTTCGTCCGTGCCGCGATCCTCATCCCGTGGGCCATCCCGACCGCCGTCACCGCGAAGCTGTGGTTCTTCATCTTCTCAGTCGCCGGCGTCGCCAACGCCCTGATCGGCGCCCGCATCCTGTGGACCAGTGACGAGTGGGCCTCCCGCTGGGCGGTCATCATCGCCGACACCTGGAAGACGACGCCGTTCATGGCGCTGCTCATCCTGGCGGGCCTCCAGCTCATCCCGGAGGACGTCTACGAGGCGGCAAAGATGGACGGCGCGAGCACTTGGCAGCGCTTCTGGCGCGTGACCATGCCGCTGCTGAAGCCGGCGCTGATGGTCGCCATCCTGTTCCGCGTGCTCGACGCGCTCCGCATCTACGACCTGCCGCAGATCCTGACGGGCGGCGGCGGCGGCACGGGCCATGCGACGACCACGCTGTCGATCCTCGTGGTCGACCAGATCAGACAAGGGTTCAACAGCGCAGCGGCCCTGTCGACCATCACGTTCATCATCATCTTCCTGATCGCGTTCATCTTCGTGCGGATATTGGGCACGAACGTCGTCCGAACGCAGGAGGACCAGCAGAAGGGAGCGAAGGGATGA